Proteins encoded in a region of the Kiloniellales bacterium genome:
- a CDS encoding DCC1-like thiol-disulfide oxidoreductase family protein — MSATPPEALGRIMLGQDHALAATPWVLYDGDCPFCTAYSRFARISAELPGLRVLNARDAGPEVDLVTGLGLDLDEGMVLQEDGALYYGRACMHRLSQLATRRRLPNRALGALMRPGIAGEAFYRALVRMRQALLFLMGRKRL, encoded by the coding sequence GTGAGCGCGACGCCCCCCGAGGCCCTCGGCCGCATCATGCTCGGGCAGGACCACGCCCTCGCTGCGACGCCCTGGGTGCTCTACGACGGCGATTGTCCCTTCTGCACGGCCTACAGCCGCTTCGCGCGCATCAGCGCGGAACTGCCGGGCCTGCGCGTGCTTAACGCGCGCGATGCGGGCCCCGAGGTCGACCTGGTCACGGGCCTCGGGCTCGATCTCGACGAGGGCATGGTCCTGCAGGAAGACGGCGCGCTCTACTACGGCCGGGCCTGCATGCACCGACTGTCCCAGCTCGCCACCCGGCGGCGCCTGCCCAACCGGGCGCTGGGCGCCCTTATGCGCCCCGGCATCGCCGGCGAAGCCTTCTACCGGGCCCTGGTCCGCATGCGCCAGGCGCTGCTCTTCTTGATGGGCCGCAAGCGCCTCTAG